In bacterium, the following are encoded in one genomic region:
- a CDS encoding biotin--[acetyl-CoA-carboxylase] ligase, with the protein MSLQFQVQWFDEVDSTNTRLLEQARLDTALPSGTVWAARTQTEGRGRMDRKWVSSSSGNLLFSLYHRTTAGLFRLPSLTMAMSIAIDEMLHHFNIYSNLKWPNDIQVNGRKIAGLLAERAGDDGVVLGVGLNVNMTADKIAQIDQPATSLRNETGVEWDVAETLQILLTKHLPLWLARWDANGFSGLRERWIEGCGGLHTPVAVRDGVNRIQGTLAGFGENGELLLRLPDGMVQTIWAGDVVTP; encoded by the coding sequence GTTTACTGGAGCAGGCTCGCCTCGACACCGCGTTACCATCAGGAACAGTCTGGGCAGCCAGAACACAAACGGAGGGACGGGGCAGAATGGATCGAAAATGGGTTTCTTCCTCAAGCGGCAATCTGCTCTTTTCCTTGTATCACCGTACCACCGCCGGATTATTCCGGTTACCATCCCTGACCATGGCGATGTCTATCGCAATCGACGAAATGCTCCATCATTTCAATATTTATTCTAACCTTAAGTGGCCCAATGACATTCAGGTCAATGGGCGTAAAATTGCCGGGCTTCTGGCGGAGCGGGCAGGGGATGATGGGGTGGTACTAGGGGTCGGGCTCAATGTCAACATGACCGCAGATAAAATTGCTCAGATCGATCAACCTGCAACTTCTCTACGGAACGAAACGGGTGTTGAGTGGGATGTTGCGGAAACATTACAGATCCTGCTCACCAAACATCTTCCTCTCTGGCTAGCTCGGTGGGATGCAAATGGGTTTTCCGGCTTGCGAGAGCGCTGGATCGAGGGTTGCGGAGGGCTTCATACGCCCGTGGCCGTTCGCGATGGAGTAAACCGCATTCAAGGAACCCTGGCTGGATTCGGAGAAAATGGGGAGTTGTTACTCCGCTTGCCCGACGGCATGGTTCAAACCATTTGGGCAGGGGACGTTGTCACCCCCTGA